Within bacterium, the genomic segment CGTCTTTCCTACGCCAGAGCCGTTCGCACCAGTTCACGCATTTTTTCCAAGCCGGTTTTGGCAACGCTCAGAGCGTCTTGCTTCCAGTAGTCGCGATTGAACAATTCCAGCGACAAGTATCCTTGAAAGCCGATGGCCCGCAATGTGCGGAAAATCTCCGCCAGCGGGTCGTCCCCCAGCCTGGAGATGAAGAGGACGTCGTGCCCCAGCCGGGCCAGCGCCAGGGCCTGGTTGAAACCCTTGCCGCCGGGGTAGAGCCCGAGCGCGTCGGGCCGCACCGTCTCCCCGGGGCGCGGGAAGCGCGGCGTGACCACCGCCACGTCCAGAATCGAGGAACCGACGACGGCGACACGGCTCAACGCTT encodes:
- a CDS encoding PfkB family carbohydrate kinase is translated as MSRVAVVGSSILDVAVVTPRFPRPGETVRPDALGLYPGGKGFNQALALARLGHDVLFISRLGDDPLAEIFRTLRAIGFQGYLSLELFNRDYWKQDALSVAKTGLEKMRELVRTALA